Proteins from a single region of Sporosarcina sp. P33:
- the nadC gene encoding carboxylating nicotinate-nucleotide diphosphorylase gives MNRMKLASMLEQFFIEDVGDGDLSANTLFPPDALGEMQIIAKTAGIFCGTDVITQGFHVMNPAIEVTCYVQDGERMEDQQVLAVARGPVRSLLSAERVILNCIQRMSAIATKTAQLTKLISGSDTRVCDTRKTAPGLRMLDKYAVRTGGGFNHRNGLYDAVMLKDNHLAYAGSITNAVAQLRSRLGHTVKIEVEIETLEQLKEAVKAEADIIMFDNRLPEQITEWLPLVPPHIITEASGMITEETIEAYGNTGIDYISVGALTHSVIAADISATLQLTGQGD, from the coding sequence ATGAATAGAATGAAACTGGCTTCCATGCTAGAGCAATTTTTTATAGAAGATGTAGGGGATGGCGATCTTTCGGCAAACACATTATTTCCGCCCGATGCACTCGGTGAAATGCAGATAATCGCCAAAACGGCAGGCATATTTTGTGGAACGGATGTGATTACACAAGGTTTTCACGTGATGAACCCCGCCATAGAAGTGACATGTTATGTGCAGGATGGGGAGCGTATGGAAGATCAGCAAGTGCTCGCTGTTGCCAGAGGGCCCGTCAGAAGTCTGTTGAGCGCAGAACGCGTCATATTGAATTGCATCCAGCGAATGAGTGCTATCGCGACGAAGACTGCACAGCTGACGAAACTGATATCCGGCTCGGATACGAGAGTCTGTGACACCCGCAAAACAGCGCCTGGACTGCGCATGCTCGATAAGTATGCAGTACGCACAGGAGGAGGATTCAATCATCGGAACGGCCTGTATGATGCTGTGATGCTGAAAGACAATCACTTGGCTTATGCAGGCTCCATCACTAATGCGGTCGCGCAGCTGAGAAGCCGTCTGGGGCATACGGTAAAAATCGAAGTGGAAATCGAGACGCTTGAACAACTGAAAGAAGCTGTCAAAGCGGAAGCGGATATTATTATGTTCGATAACCGCTTGCCGGAGCAAATTACGGAATGGCTGCCGCTTGTGCCGCCGCATATTATCACTGAAGCCTCGGGTATGATTACGGAGGAAACGATCGAAGCTTACGGCAACACAGGAATTGATTACATATCAGTCGGCGCGCTGACACATTCTGTCATTGCTGCTGATATCAGCGCTACTTTACAACTAACCGGGCAGGGGGACTGA
- a CDS encoding ribonuclease HI family protein translates to MLEVYIDGASAGNPGLSGIGIHIKGEGQDVRISEPIEPTNNHHAEFQALVRGLEEAAKLTAGMVSMRSDSTVVVQSMEKEFVKNEQYAPYLKRALKLAATFDFFFIKWIADSTNKTADSLARQAILAQKKQKG, encoded by the coding sequence ATGTTGGAAGTGTATATAGACGGCGCCAGTGCGGGAAACCCAGGACTGAGCGGAATTGGCATCCATATTAAAGGCGAAGGACAAGATGTGCGGATCAGTGAACCGATTGAGCCGACGAATAATCATCATGCAGAGTTTCAGGCGCTTGTGCGCGGCTTGGAGGAAGCCGCGAAGCTGACGGCCGGAATGGTGTCCATGCGTTCGGATTCAACAGTTGTCGTGCAGTCGATGGAAAAAGAGTTTGTAAAAAACGAGCAATATGCCCCCTATTTGAAGCGCGCATTAAAGCTCGCGGCGACGTTTGACTTTTTCTTTATTAAATGGATAGCGGACAGTACGAACAAAACGGCGGATTCACTTGCAAGGCAGGCTATTTTAGCGCAGAAGAAGCAGAAGGGCTGA
- a CDS encoding CidA/LrgA family protein — protein sequence MKLIVTLVQAAFLYILFLTGEFLRTWLSIPLPGSIIGLLLLWALLAVKIVPLRWVEKGAYVFLSTLPLYLIPATVGVMDYGHVFAGKGSLLIVITIISTFITMAAASLVSQSIAKRSVKAEADLS from the coding sequence ATGAAACTCATCGTCACGCTCGTACAGGCAGCCTTTTTATACATACTATTTCTGACGGGTGAATTTTTGCGGACCTGGCTTTCGATTCCGCTGCCTGGAAGCATTATCGGATTGCTGTTGCTGTGGGCGCTGCTTGCCGTCAAAATCGTGCCGCTTCGCTGGGTGGAAAAAGGGGCTTATGTATTTCTTTCTACATTGCCGCTGTATTTAATACCGGCCACAGTCGGTGTCATGGATTATGGGCATGTATTTGCAGGGAAAGGCAGTCTGCTAATCGTCATCACGATTATCAGCACATTCATTACGATGGCTGCAGCCAGCCTGGTCAGCCAGTCTATTGCGAAACGCAGCGTAAAAGCGGAGGCGGATCTTTCATGA
- a CDS encoding IscS subfamily cysteine desulfurase: MHYFDYAAATPLCKEAAAVYLSVSQRQFGNTTSLHDEGGAAQHVLAQSRQQLAALIGVRAEGLYFTSGGTESNSLALLSLAQAGRRKGQHIILSAAEHPSLHSAAAYLQERGYRISLVPFTSEGLIDLQALTNAITEETSVVSVQHCNPEIGTIQPVRAISELVRPKGIYLHSDCVQSFGKLPLTDISVYVDSLSLSSHKVYGPKGVGAVYINPRIRAVPLFPGATQEKGFRGGTVNVPGIAAFVAAAELAQTGVQPFTELRELFLELLSARKDLFTFYGSPRAAEQLPHIVGMCVKHSEGQLIMLELNRRGFAVSTGSACQVGQQQSSMTMGAMDIPPHLAKGLVRISFGSSSTGESVKKLAEALLEVAESMHKIPSDIL; the protein is encoded by the coding sequence TTGCACTACTTTGATTACGCTGCAGCGACTCCGCTTTGCAAAGAAGCTGCAGCTGTCTATCTGTCAGTTTCGCAGCGGCAATTCGGCAATACTACGAGCCTTCACGATGAAGGAGGCGCAGCACAGCATGTCCTTGCACAGAGCAGGCAGCAGCTTGCGGCGCTGATCGGAGTGCGTGCAGAAGGACTTTATTTCACTTCGGGCGGGACAGAAAGTAATTCTCTTGCTCTTCTGTCTTTGGCACAGGCCGGCCGAAGAAAAGGGCAGCATATCATCCTGTCCGCAGCGGAACACCCTTCCCTTCATTCAGCTGCAGCATATCTGCAGGAAAGGGGGTATCGCATTTCACTGGTCCCTTTCACCAGCGAAGGTCTGATTGATTTACAAGCATTAACTAACGCAATAACAGAAGAAACTTCGGTTGTCTCAGTACAGCATTGCAACCCCGAGATCGGCACCATTCAGCCTGTCCGTGCCATTTCAGAGCTGGTCCGTCCTAAAGGAATCTATCTGCACAGTGACTGTGTGCAGTCTTTCGGCAAGCTGCCGCTGACAGACATCAGCGTATACGTTGACAGCCTGTCGTTGTCCAGCCACAAAGTCTACGGCCCTAAAGGTGTAGGAGCTGTCTATATAAATCCAAGAATCCGGGCTGTCCCGCTGTTCCCCGGAGCTACGCAGGAAAAAGGGTTTCGCGGCGGTACGGTTAACGTGCCGGGTATTGCCGCATTCGTCGCAGCCGCTGAGCTGGCTCAGACCGGCGTACAGCCGTTCACTGAACTTCGCGAGCTGTTTCTGGAATTGCTCTCAGCACGCAAAGATTTATTCACGTTTTACGGCAGCCCGCGTGCAGCCGAACAGCTGCCTCATATTGTGGGGATGTGCGTCAAACACTCAGAAGGTCAGCTAATTATGTTAGAATTAAACAGAAGAGGGTTCGCGGTATCTACAGGAAGCGCCTGCCAGGTCGGACAGCAGCAGTCATCGATGACGATGGGCGCGATGGATATCCCCCCGCATCTGGCGAAAGGTCTGGTCCGGATTTCATTTGGAAGCAGTTCCACTGGGGAGAGCGTAAAGAAATTGGCGGAAGCGCTGCTTGAAGTGGCAGAGAGCATGCACAAGATTCCGTCAGATATTTTATAG
- the nadA gene encoding quinolinate synthase NadA, with product MSMIDLIKGQADAMLPEHYKNYTVNEMEEKIRTIKQTLGTKLFIPGHHYQKNEVIQFADATGDSLQLAQICAANEQAEHIVFCGVHFMAETADILTTEHQKVYLPDMRAGCSMADMADIYQTERAWDELQARFGDTILPLTYVNSTAAIKAFVGRSGGATVTSSNAKKIVEWAFTQKKRILFLPDQHLGRNTAYDLGVPLDHMAVWNPITDELEYDGQDENCRVILWKGHCSVHENFTVENIRQLRENDPGRRIIVHPECSHEVVMKSDDNGSTKYIIDQIEAAPPGTKWAIGTEMNLVNRLMENHPEQDIISLNPLMCPCLTMNRIDLPHLLWSLENIMEGAEQNIIKVDEVTSAEAVNALERMLRC from the coding sequence ATGTCGATGATTGATCTCATAAAAGGACAGGCAGATGCTATGTTGCCTGAACACTATAAAAATTACACCGTCAATGAAATGGAAGAGAAAATCCGCACCATCAAACAAACACTGGGAACGAAGCTGTTCATACCCGGCCATCACTATCAGAAAAATGAAGTGATTCAGTTTGCGGACGCCACGGGCGACTCGCTGCAGCTGGCGCAAATTTGCGCAGCCAATGAACAGGCGGAGCATATTGTTTTTTGCGGTGTGCACTTCATGGCGGAAACCGCGGATATTTTGACAACGGAACATCAAAAAGTCTATTTGCCTGATATGCGGGCAGGCTGCTCGATGGCGGATATGGCGGATATATATCAGACAGAACGTGCGTGGGATGAGCTGCAGGCGCGTTTTGGGGATACGATTCTGCCGCTGACGTATGTGAATTCGACCGCCGCGATTAAAGCATTCGTCGGCCGCAGCGGCGGGGCGACGGTAACGTCATCGAACGCCAAAAAAATTGTTGAATGGGCGTTCACGCAGAAAAAGCGAATTTTATTTTTGCCTGACCAGCATCTGGGGCGAAATACAGCATATGATCTGGGTGTGCCGCTCGATCATATGGCTGTTTGGAACCCGATTACAGATGAATTGGAATACGACGGGCAGGATGAAAACTGCCGGGTGATTTTGTGGAAAGGTCATTGTTCAGTCCACGAAAATTTCACTGTGGAAAATATCCGCCAGTTAAGGGAAAATGATCCCGGGCGGCGGATTATTGTTCATCCTGAATGTTCTCATGAAGTCGTCATGAAATCTGATGATAACGGCTCGACGAAATATATTATTGACCAAATTGAAGCGGCGCCGCCAGGCACGAAATGGGCGATCGGCACGGAGATGAATTTAGTGAACCGGCTGATGGAAAACCACCCTGAGCAGGACATCATTTCATTGAATCCGTTAATGTGCCCGTGTCTGACTATGAACCGCATTGACTTGCCGCACTTATTATGGAGTCTTGAAAACATCATGGAAGGCGCCGAACAGAATATTATCAAAGTGGATGAGGTGACCTCAGCTGAAGCAGTAAATGCGCTTGAACGTATGCTCCGCTGTTAA
- a CDS encoding transcription repressor NadR, protein MWRKTKAGGEQRRELILRTLQEAGHPVTGAELGQLTNVSRQVIVSDVNLLKAKDEPIIATNQGYLYTQSAEKSTDAEKIIVCKHDPEQTEEELHILVDHGVTVKDVRVEHPVYGDVRASIMVSNRQEVKAFIDQIKQSKAPYLLNLDESGIHLHTISAPRKDQLLEAENALKKAGFLVE, encoded by the coding sequence TTGTGGCGTAAAACAAAGGCAGGAGGAGAACAGCGTCGTGAATTGATTCTTCGGACGCTGCAGGAGGCGGGCCATCCCGTGACAGGCGCTGAGCTCGGGCAGCTGACGAATGTCAGCAGACAAGTCATAGTCAGTGATGTCAATTTACTGAAAGCAAAAGATGAACCGATCATTGCAACAAATCAAGGATATTTATATACCCAGTCTGCTGAAAAATCAACAGATGCAGAAAAGATTATTGTCTGCAAACATGATCCTGAACAAACAGAGGAAGAATTACACATTCTGGTCGATCATGGAGTGACCGTAAAAGACGTGCGTGTCGAACATCCAGTATACGGCGATGTGAGAGCGTCGATTATGGTTTCAAACCGCCAAGAAGTGAAAGCATTTATTGACCAGATTAAGCAATCAAAAGCACCGTACCTGTTAAATCTGGACGAAAGCGGCATTCACCTCCATACGATCTCAGCCCCTAGGAAAGATCAGTTGCTGGAAGCGGAAAACGCATTAAAAAAAGCAGGATTCCTTGTCGAATAG
- a CDS encoding cold-shock protein, whose amino-acid sequence MHQGKVKWFSSDKGYGFIEADDGEDVFVHFTGIATDGFKTLAEGQTVSFEVIEGNRGPQAANVSALDDEA is encoded by the coding sequence ATGCACCAAGGTAAAGTGAAGTGGTTCAGCAGTGACAAAGGGTATGGATTTATCGAAGCAGATGACGGTGAAGACGTATTTGTACATTTCACAGGAATTGCTACAGATGGATTTAAAACACTGGCTGAAGGCCAAACTGTTTCTTTTGAAGTAATTGAAGGAAATCGCGGTCCACAGGCGGCAAATGTATCAGCACTCGATGATGAAGCGTAA
- a CDS encoding sulfurtransferase: MTQVFVSAHDVNTADVKWIDARFSLQDEKSGKLAYQQEHLKGAVHWDLEEDLSGASRTGGRHPLPSKEQLTELFRTSGLELTDAILIYDDGGSPFATRAWWMLQYAGFTDVHVVTEGYRELRGMFDVTAEPAVPAKSAVEPNWQEQLYADRHEVEEVAAGNRLSVLVDARSEVRYRGEKEPLYHKAGHIPTARNFDWEQLKQGGQFDVEKVKEQLMQTAAPEDDIIVYCGSGVTASPLFAALTELDYPNVKLYVGSFSDWISQDDAPIETAIRG; the protein is encoded by the coding sequence ATGACACAAGTATTTGTATCTGCTCATGATGTAAATACGGCAGACGTGAAATGGATCGATGCACGCTTTTCATTGCAGGATGAAAAAAGCGGCAAACTCGCCTATCAGCAAGAACATCTGAAAGGTGCAGTTCACTGGGATTTGGAAGAGGATTTATCGGGTGCGTCTCGTACTGGCGGCCGTCATCCTCTGCCGTCAAAAGAACAGCTGACGGAATTATTCCGCACGAGCGGCTTGGAACTTACCGATGCCATTCTTATTTATGACGACGGCGGCAGCCCGTTTGCAACACGCGCATGGTGGATGCTGCAATATGCCGGATTCACAGATGTTCATGTAGTAACCGAAGGCTATCGCGAGTTGCGCGGAATGTTTGACGTAACTGCTGAACCGGCTGTGCCTGCAAAATCAGCAGTCGAACCGAACTGGCAGGAGCAGCTGTATGCCGACCGCCATGAAGTTGAAGAAGTGGCGGCGGGCAATCGTTTGTCCGTGCTTGTGGACGCGCGTTCTGAAGTCCGCTATCGCGGGGAAAAAGAACCGCTCTATCATAAAGCGGGTCATATCCCGACTGCCCGCAACTTTGACTGGGAGCAGCTGAAACAGGGCGGACAGTTTGATGTAGAAAAAGTGAAAGAACAGCTGATGCAAACCGCGGCACCCGAAGATGACATTATCGTCTACTGCGGCAGCGGTGTAACAGCTTCTCCTTTATTCGCAGCACTGACGGAACTGGATTATCCTAATGTGAAATTATACGTCGGAAGTTTCAGCGACTGGATTTCTCAGGACGATGCGCCGATTGAAACTGCAATAAGGGGCTGA
- a CDS encoding metallophosphoesterase family protein, whose translation MQFALLGDIHSSKEDLQAVLEQVSKEAPQARIIGTGDIYECTVSKKDLHGQIYRSVEEVINHPAGFDELLTFPSIYGNQEERILLLTERQEPVRDFLNDLPEMLNADDAVIIHGHQWPHKQGEAWLTEHLPQAHLVFHGHTHHSGLTQDGQTVPFTWGREQTVADKRSIINVGAVVLSREWVLYDSVTQTVIFMKA comes from the coding sequence ATGCAATTTGCGCTGCTGGGTGACATTCACTCGTCAAAAGAAGATCTGCAGGCGGTGCTGGAGCAGGTTTCCAAGGAAGCTCCGCAGGCAAGAATTATCGGCACCGGGGACATCTATGAGTGCACAGTCAGTAAAAAAGACCTTCATGGCCAAATTTATCGTTCTGTAGAAGAAGTAATCAACCATCCGGCAGGGTTTGATGAGCTGCTGACATTTCCGTCAATTTACGGAAATCAGGAAGAGCGCATTTTGCTGCTGACAGAGCGGCAGGAACCGGTCAGAGATTTTCTCAATGATCTGCCTGAAATGCTGAATGCGGACGATGCAGTAATCATTCACGGTCATCAGTGGCCTCATAAGCAGGGAGAAGCGTGGCTGACCGAACATCTGCCGCAAGCACACCTTGTCTTCCATGGCCATACGCATCATTCAGGGCTAACACAGGACGGACAGACCGTGCCGTTTACATGGGGCAGAGAGCAGACTGTAGCGGATAAGAGAAGCATTATTAACGTGGGTGCTGTGGTTTTGTCCAGAGAATGGGTGTTATATGATTCTGTAACCCAGACAGTAATATTTATGAAAGCATAG
- a CDS encoding dynamin family protein, which translates to MSTNHEFLQQSATYGQIFSNNEDDERKAKTALLANKIIEKEYTIAFAGHFSAGKSSTINALTGDDLLPSSPIPTSANIVKVHKADEDYAIIHRVDGSAVKFSGHGFSEGVKAFSKDGAEVSLVEIGHTESNLPEGITVMDTPGVDSTDDAHRLSTESSLHLADLVFYTMDYNHVQSEMNFRFTKELMRYNSNVYLIINQIDKHRDSELSFDDFKKSVEDSFKLWGVEPKGIFYTSLKQLDHPHNDFEKVKAIVDGSIEHREENFEQNIGQSLLKLKDEHMAFLQQQVDDVKENYSEILSESEWEQYEELSQDLKDAKKRLELVSGDEFYVNFEKERNELLENAGLAPFETRELLKSHLEAKSPKFKVGLLFGAKKTAEEREKRRQKLDDNISGLAHTQIEIYMKTLMKKSLKEAGILTDERSLAIDAMDLSLPFDEVDEQLLVQEVITGETILNYAEQMKRAIHLVYKRKTDKWKQEMSVIAKEAGGEQSGPLAETIEILQEKVDALNEINKWKKRMEWVDKEIANPSAPTRMGRDQLVAQWEKPKQIETIDFVAKVEEQKVAAEETAEEVPEERQLVDSEKAIAHAQHIAESVQTIPGFAETAQYLMTKAARLQGQEFTVALFGAFSAGKSSFSNALIGEKVLPVSPNPTTAAINRIRPVSEAHLHNTADIHLKDEATMTEDVALSFSALGIEVSSLEDAFNKTDAAMKQPLEDENLHIHKSFISAFQRGYPLYTPALGTTLTVERDEFTKFVAQEERSCFVDSIDFFYDCPLTRHGITLVDTPGADSINARHTDVAFEYIRNADAILFVTYYNHAFARADREFLIQLGRVKDAFELDKMFFIVNAIDLASNEEEGEEVKGFVANELQKFGIRNPRVHGISSLQALEGKLAQQPNPLMADFEEKFYAFLEHDLRAQVVQALEEETVKTIDRLASLIDRTIQNRSRKAERLEELAIAEAAIKQRFEKSASEILVKATHDELSELVYYILQRVFLRFGDFFKEGYSPSTFAKNSSEKALKIALAETVNMVGFDLTQELKVTNLRILHYMKKQLLERQRTEVRALSDMDQSIVPSPYEPNDKDMLSFDIPYEDPMVYSAVNKSFKNQKAFFERGDRDILKAKLEEKLKGDASSYLGDQKERIEKWADLWINDEAEALRVHLLQESLVQIESERTLLDGSEQLEQWQNIYETIRQEEMVQ; encoded by the coding sequence ATGTCTACAAACCATGAATTTTTACAGCAATCTGCTACATATGGCCAAATTTTTTCCAACAACGAAGATGATGAGCGTAAAGCCAAAACGGCATTACTTGCCAATAAAATAATAGAGAAAGAATATACGATTGCCTTTGCGGGACACTTTTCAGCGGGGAAATCCTCTACGATCAATGCATTGACGGGTGATGATTTGCTGCCGTCGAGCCCTATTCCGACAAGTGCAAATATCGTCAAGGTACATAAAGCGGATGAAGATTACGCAATCATTCACCGTGTTGACGGAAGTGCTGTGAAATTTAGCGGACACGGCTTCTCTGAAGGTGTGAAAGCCTTCAGTAAGGACGGTGCGGAAGTATCATTGGTCGAAATCGGCCATACGGAATCCAATCTTCCTGAAGGAATTACTGTTATGGACACGCCTGGCGTCGATTCCACAGATGATGCACACAGGCTATCAACTGAATCTTCATTGCACTTGGCTGATCTGGTGTTTTATACGATGGATTATAACCACGTTCAATCCGAAATGAATTTCCGGTTCACTAAAGAATTGATGCGCTATAACAGCAACGTCTATCTGATCATTAATCAGATCGATAAACACCGTGACAGTGAACTGTCATTCGATGACTTTAAAAAGTCCGTTGAAGATTCATTCAAATTATGGGGAGTAGAGCCGAAAGGGATTTTTTACACTTCATTGAAACAGCTTGATCATCCGCATAATGATTTTGAGAAAGTAAAAGCAATCGTCGACGGTTCCATTGAACACCGGGAAGAAAACTTTGAACAAAATATCGGGCAGTCTTTATTGAAATTGAAAGATGAGCATATGGCATTCCTTCAGCAGCAAGTGGATGATGTCAAAGAAAATTATTCAGAGATCCTCAGCGAGTCCGAATGGGAACAGTACGAAGAATTGAGCCAGGATTTGAAAGACGCGAAAAAACGTCTGGAATTAGTGTCTGGTGATGAATTCTACGTGAATTTTGAAAAAGAACGCAATGAATTATTAGAGAATGCGGGACTTGCGCCGTTTGAGACAAGAGAATTACTGAAAAGCCACTTGGAAGCAAAGTCACCGAAATTCAAAGTCGGCTTACTGTTCGGTGCGAAGAAGACAGCAGAAGAACGCGAAAAACGCCGTCAAAAGCTGGATGATAATATTTCGGGTCTCGCGCATACGCAAATCGAAATTTATATGAAGACTTTGATGAAGAAATCATTGAAAGAAGCAGGGATTTTAACAGATGAGCGGTCTCTTGCAATCGATGCGATGGATTTGTCGCTGCCGTTTGATGAAGTGGACGAGCAGCTGCTGGTGCAGGAAGTCATTACGGGTGAAACTATCCTGAACTATGCGGAGCAGATGAAACGTGCGATTCATTTAGTTTATAAGAGAAAAACAGATAAATGGAAGCAGGAAATGTCGGTCATCGCAAAAGAAGCAGGCGGTGAGCAGTCAGGACCTCTTGCAGAAACCATTGAAATACTGCAGGAGAAAGTGGACGCATTGAATGAAATAAATAAATGGAAGAAGCGCATGGAATGGGTGGACAAAGAAATCGCCAATCCGTCCGCCCCTACACGCATGGGCCGCGATCAGCTGGTTGCCCAGTGGGAAAAGCCGAAACAAATCGAGACCATCGATTTTGTGGCAAAAGTCGAAGAACAAAAGGTAGCCGCAGAAGAAACGGCGGAAGAAGTGCCGGAAGAACGTCAGCTTGTCGATTCGGAAAAAGCGATCGCGCATGCACAGCATATTGCAGAATCTGTTCAGACGATCCCTGGGTTCGCAGAAACGGCTCAATATTTGATGACGAAAGCGGCACGTCTGCAGGGACAGGAATTCACAGTCGCATTATTTGGCGCATTCAGTGCCGGCAAATCATCATTTTCAAATGCCTTAATTGGTGAAAAAGTACTGCCGGTATCTCCAAATCCGACAACGGCGGCGATTAACCGGATCCGTCCTGTAAGTGAAGCGCATCTGCATAATACGGCAGACATTCATTTGAAGGATGAAGCGACGATGACTGAAGACGTGGCATTGTCATTCAGCGCACTTGGCATCGAAGTTTCTTCACTTGAAGATGCATTCAATAAGACAGACGCAGCGATGAAGCAGCCGCTTGAAGATGAGAATTTGCATATTCATAAATCCTTTATCAGTGCGTTCCAAAGAGGCTATCCGCTGTATACCCCTGCACTGGGTACGACGCTGACGGTAGAGCGTGACGAGTTCACGAAATTCGTGGCACAGGAAGAACGCAGCTGTTTCGTAGATTCTATCGATTTCTTCTATGACTGCCCGCTGACTCGTCACGGCATCACGCTGGTAGATACACCGGGGGCAGATTCCATCAACGCACGTCATACAGATGTAGCGTTTGAATATATTCGTAACGCAGATGCGATTTTGTTTGTCACATATTATAATCACGCATTCGCACGTGCAGACCGTGAATTCCTTATTCAGCTGGGCCGGGTCAAGGACGCATTTGAACTCGACAAGATGTTCTTTATCGTCAACGCAATCGACCTTGCTTCCAATGAAGAAGAAGGCGAAGAAGTGAAAGGTTTCGTCGCCAATGAATTACAGAAATTCGGAATCCGCAATCCGCGTGTGCATGGCATTTCTAGCCTGCAGGCGCTTGAAGGAAAGCTTGCGCAGCAGCCGAACCCGCTGATGGCCGATTTTGAAGAGAAATTCTATGCGTTCCTTGAGCATGATCTGCGTGCGCAGGTTGTGCAGGCGCTTGAAGAAGAAACGGTGAAAACAATTGACCGGCTTGCTTCATTAATTGACAGAACCATACAGAACAGGTCTCGAAAAGCGGAAAGACTGGAAGAGCTGGCAATTGCCGAAGCGGCAATTAAGCAGCGTTTTGAAAAGAGTGCGAGTGAAATTCTAGTGAAAGCGACACATGATGAATTAAGTGAACTCGTATACTATATTTTACAGCGTGTGTTCTTGCGTTTCGGAGATTTCTTTAAAGAAGGATACAGCCCGTCGACATTTGCGAAAAATTCATCCGAAAAAGCTTTGAAAATCGCATTGGCGGAAACTGTGAATATGGTCGGCTTTGATTTGACGCAGGAATTGAAAGTAACCAATTTGCGTATTCTTCACTACATGAAGAAGCAATTACTGGAACGCCAGCGCACGGAAGTCCGTGCACTGTCCGATATGGATCAATCCATCGTGCCGTCTCCATATGAACCGAATGACAAAGATATGCTGTCATTTGACATCCCGTATGAAGATCCTATGGTCTACAGTGCAGTCAATAAATCGTTCAAAAATCAAAAAGCATTCTTTGAACGCGGCGATCGGGATATTCTGAAAGCAAAACTGGAAGAAAAGTTAAAAGGCGATGCGTCCAGTTATCTTGGCGATCAGAAAGAACGTATTGAGAAGTGGGCAGATTTGTGGATTAATGACGAGGCGGAAGCATTGCGTGTTCATCTATTGCAGGAAAGTCTGGTGCAGATCGAATCGGAGCGGACATTGCTCGACGGTTCGGAGCAGCTGGAACAATGGCAGAATATCTATGAAACAATCCGACAAGAGGAGATGGTTCAATGA
- a CDS encoding LrgB family protein produces the protein MNIWVITVLMIMLTVIMYILMNAVYVRLRSPFLVPILTTTIAVIVVLSLLDISYETYMTGGRWIDALLGPAIVSLCIPLYKQRDLISKNLLPIFSGVVAGGVTGMITGDLAARLAGFSTELLASILPKSITSPIAMQIAEELGGIPSLATVLVIIAGLAGILMGPWISRWFAIDTAIGQGIGLGVGAHAIGTSKALEYGEQTASMSSVAMTLSAILGALAGPLFGIWLFP, from the coding sequence ATGAACATATGGGTGATTACGGTTTTGATGATCATGCTGACGGTCATTATGTATATATTGATGAACGCTGTCTACGTTCGGCTCCGGTCTCCTTTTTTAGTTCCGATTCTGACGACAACCATCGCAGTGATCGTCGTGTTATCACTATTGGATATTTCATACGAAACGTATATGACGGGCGGCAGATGGATTGACGCACTGCTTGGCCCTGCGATCGTTTCGCTTTGCATTCCATTGTATAAACAGCGCGATTTGATCAGTAAAAATCTGCTTCCTATTTTCAGCGGGGTAGTGGCAGGAGGTGTGACGGGGATGATTACAGGTGACTTGGCTGCGAGGCTGGCAGGTTTCTCAACCGAACTTCTTGCCAGCATCTTACCGAAATCGATCACGTCACCGATTGCTATGCAGATAGCGGAAGAACTGGGCGGTATTCCTTCGCTTGCCACGGTGTTAGTGATTATCGCAGGACTTGCAGGCATCCTCATGGGCCCCTGGATCTCCCGCTGGTTTGCAATTGATACAGCGATCGGCCAGGGTATCGGACTTGGCGTCGGTGCGCACGCGATAGGCACTTCTAAAGCGCTTGAGTATGGAGAACAGACAGCTTCCATGAGTTCGGTCGCCATGACACTGTCGGCAATTCTCGGTGCGCTTGCAGGCCCTTTATTCGGTATTTGGTTATTTCCATAG
- a CDS encoding zinc-finger domain-containing protein has translation MNKVLVMKEINQLLDIYCEGCYVKKQLTKERGKTGAHQFCISDCTIGDQLQFLGREINKISTAPK, from the coding sequence ATGAATAAAGTACTTGTCATGAAAGAAATTAATCAATTGCTCGATATATATTGTGAAGGCTGCTACGTAAAAAAACAACTGACAAAAGAACGCGGAAAAACGGGCGCTCACCAATTTTGTATTTCCGATTGTACCATAGGAGATCAGCTGCAATTCCTCGGAAGAGAAATCAATAAAATTAGTACGGCACCGAAATAG